One segment of Streptomyces sp. NBC_01463 DNA contains the following:
- the rplR gene encoding 50S ribosomal protein L18, protein MAYGVKIAKGDAYKRAALKRRHIRVRKHISGSPERPRLVVTRSNRHMVAQVIDDIAGHTLASASTLDVSIRGGEGDKSSQAKQVGALVAERAKAAGVEAVVFDRGGNQYAGRIAALADAAREAGLKF, encoded by the coding sequence ATGGCATACGGCGTAAAGATCGCCAAGGGCGACGCGTACAAGCGTGCAGCCCTCAAGCGTCGCCACATTCGCGTCCGCAAGCACATCTCCGGTTCGCCGGAGCGTCCGCGCTTGGTTGTGACGCGTTCCAACCGCCACATGGTGGCTCAGGTCATCGACGACATCGCGGGCCACACGCTCGCGTCGGCGTCGACCCTGGACGTCTCCATCCGTGGTGGCGAGGGCGACAAGAGCAGCCAGGCCAAGCAGGTCGGCGCCCTGGTCGCTGAGCGTGCCAAGGCCGCAGGCGTCGAGGCCGTCGTGTTTGACCGCGGTGGTAACCAGTACGCCGGGCGGATTGCCGCTCTGGCTGACGCCGCCCGTGAAGCCGGGCTGAAGTTCTAA
- the rplF gene encoding 50S ribosomal protein L6 encodes MSRIGKLPIQVPAGVDVTIDGRTVAVKGPKGTLAHTVASPIEVTKGEDGVLNVVRPNDERQNKALHGLSRTLVANMITGVTQGYIKALEISGVGYRVQAKGSNLEFALGYSHPILIEAPEGITFKVESPTKFTVEGIDKQKVGETAAKIRKLRKPDPYKAKGVKYAGEVIRRKVGKAGK; translated from the coding sequence ATGTCGCGAATCGGCAAGCTCCCCATCCAGGTTCCCGCCGGTGTGGACGTCACCATCGATGGCCGCACGGTCGCAGTGAAGGGCCCCAAGGGCACCCTCGCGCACACCGTTGCGTCGCCGATCGAGGTCACCAAGGGTGAGGACGGCGTTCTGAACGTCGTCCGCCCGAACGACGAGCGTCAGAACAAGGCCCTTCACGGCCTGTCCCGCACGCTGGTGGCGAACATGATCACCGGCGTGACCCAGGGATACATCAAGGCGCTCGAGATCAGTGGTGTCGGTTACCGCGTCCAGGCGAAGGGCTCCAATCTGGAGTTCGCCCTGGGCTACAGCCACCCGATCCTGATCGAGGCCCCGGAGGGCATCACCTTCAAGGTGGAGTCCCCCACGAAGTTCACCGTCGAGGGCATCGACAAGCAGAAGGTCGGCGAGACCGCGGCCAAGATCCGCAAGCTGCGGAAGCCTGACCCGTACAAGGCCAAGGGCGTCAAGTACGCCGGCGAGGTCATCCGCCGCAAGGTCGGAAAGGCTGGTAAGTAG
- the rpsH gene encoding 30S ribosomal protein S8: MTMTDPIADMLTRLRNANSAYHDDVTMPHSKIKSHIAEILQQEGFITGWKVEDAEVGKNLVLELKFGPNRERSIAGIKRISKPGLRVYAKSTNLPKVLGGLGVAIISTSHGLLTGQQASKKGVGGEVLAYVW; encoded by the coding sequence ATGACCATGACTGATCCCATCGCAGACATGCTCACGCGTCTGCGTAACGCGAACTCGGCGTATCACGACGACGTCACGATGCCGCACAGCAAGATCAAGTCGCACATCGCGGAGATCCTCCAGCAGGAGGGCTTCATCACGGGCTGGAAGGTCGAGGACGCCGAGGTTGGCAAGAACCTCGTCCTCGAGCTGAAGTTCGGCCCGAACCGCGAGCGCTCGATCGCCGGCATCAAGCGAATCTCGAAGCCGGGTCTGCGTGTATACGCAAAGTCCACCAATCTGCCGAAGGTTCTCGGCGGCCTGGGCGTGGCGATCATCTCCACGTCCCACGGTCTCCTGACCGGCCAGCAGGCCAGCAAGAAGGGCGTAGGTGGGGAAGTCCTCGCCTACGTCTGGTAG
- a CDS encoding type Z 30S ribosomal protein S14 encodes MAKKALIAKAARKPKFGVRGYTRCQRCGRPHSVYRKFGLCRVCLREMAHRGELPGVTKSSW; translated from the coding sequence GTGGCGAAGAAGGCTCTGATCGCTAAGGCCGCCCGTAAGCCGAAGTTCGGCGTTCGCGGGTACACCCGCTGCCAGCGCTGCGGCCGGCCCCACTCCGTCTACCGCAAGTTCGGCCTGTGCCGCGTGTGCCTTCGTGAGATGGCTCACCGTGGCGAGCTGCCGGGCGTGACCAAGAGCTCCTGGTAA